The sequence TGGCTGCCGTCGCCCGCAGTCTGCGCAACCAGGGCCGCAGCTCCATGGGGCAGTGGTTGGCCCACGAGCGGCTTGGCTACAATTACCGCCTGGACGAGATGAGCGCCGCCCTGGGTTGTAGTCAACTGGCCCGGCTGGAGGACTTCCTGCGTCGCCGCCAGCGGGTGGCGGATCTCTACGCTCGGCGTCTCGACGGACTACCCTTCGTGCGTCCGCCGCAGGTCGCGGACCACGTGCGCATGAGCTGGTTCGTCTACGTGGTGTTGCTGGAACCGGGGCTCGACCGCCAGCCGGTGATGGACGCCATGGCGGAGCAGGGGGTACCCACCCGGGCGTACTTCTCACCCATTCACCTTCAGCCCTTCATTCGCCAGAGCCTGGACACTGCCGAGGGGGATCTGCCGGTGACCGAGGACCTGGCGCGCCGCACCATCGCCCTACCGTTCCACAATCGTCTGCAGCCGGAGCAGGTGGACCGGGTGGTGACGGCATTGGAGCAGGCGGTGCGGGGTTTGGGCCGCTCATGGTAGTGTTGCTGCCTCAGCATAATTGCTCCGAACAATAGGTTGACCCGCTCCTCGTGAATCACATCAAGGCTCCCCTTCGCCGATTGATGATCCTCGGCCTCGACGGCGCCATCGCCGTCGGTGCGCTGTGGAGCGCCCTGCTGCTGCGCTTCGAAGGCGCGGTGCCGGAGCGTTGGACCGAGGACCTGCCCGCTACGCTGCTCCTGCTGGTGGTCTGCCGGGTCGCCTGCAACACCTTCTTCGGTCTCCATCGCTGGTCCTTTCTGCTTTCGGGCCTCACCGACGGCGCCCGCATCGCCGCTTCCGGTATCGCCGGGACCGGCCTCTTCCTCTCCGGCATCTTCCTGCTGCGCCTCCACGGCCTGCCGCGCTCGGTGGTGGTGCTGGAATTGCTGCTTTCCACGGCGGTGATGGCCGTGCTGCGGTTTGCGCCGCGGCTAGCCTGGATGTACCGGGTGGATCGCCGGCGAGCGCGCCGCAAGGACTCGGTGCGCGCCCTCATCGTCGGCGCCGGCGCCGCCGGCGAGATGTTGCTGCGGGATCTGCGGCGCTCCGACGAGCACAACTATCGGGTGGTGGGCTTCGTCGACGACGACCGGTCGAAATGGGGCACCATCGTCGGTGGCCAGCCGATTCTGGGAGCCATCGGCGACCTGCCGGAGCTGGTCAAGAGCCATGACGTGGGCAAGGTGCTCATCGCCATCCCCCGACTACCGGCGGAGCGCATCCGCGAAATCCTCTCGCTGTGCGCCGACCTCAAGATTCGCTTCAAGATTCTTCCCGTCTCCTACGTCTACCTCCAGGAGCAGGAGACCAGCGTCCGCCTGCAGGACCTGTCACCGGAGGATCTTCTGCCGCGGCCGCCGGTGCGTTTTTCCGCCAGCGAGGATGCCGCCGCCATCGCCGGCCGCACCGCCCTGGTGACCGGCGCCGCCGGCTCCATCGGCAGCGAGATCTGCGACCAGCTGCTGCAGGCGGGGCTCGGGCGGCTGGTGATGGTGGACATGAACGAGAACGGCCTCTACGTTCTGCACCGCCGCTTCCAGCGCAAATACCCCCAGGCGGCGCTAAGCACCGACGTGGCGGACGTTCGGGAGGCCGGCCGCATGCTCTCCCTCTTCGCTCATCACCGGCCCCAGGATGTCTTCCACGCCGCCGCCCACAAGCACGTGCCGCTGATGGAGGTGGCCCCCGGGGAGGCGGTGAAGAACAATATCCTCGGCACGCGCAACGTGGCGACGGCGGCGGATACCTACGGCGCCGACCGCTTCGTCTTCATCTCCACCGACAAGGCGGTGCGCCCCACAAGCGTCATGGGGGCCAGCAAGCGGGTGGGGGAGATGCTGGTGCGTTCGCTGGCGGCCAGCTCCACCACTCGATTCACCGCCGTGCGTTTCGGCAACGTCCTCGACTCCGCCGGCTCGGTGGTGCCCCTCTTCCGCGAGCAGATCGCCGACGGCGGACCGGTGACGGTGACCCACGAGGACGTGCGGCGCTACTTCATGACCATCGCCGAGGCGGTGGGCTTGGTGCTCAAGGCCGCCTACGGCGACTACGGTGAGCTCTGCGTGCTGGAGATGGGGGAGCAGATCCGCATCTTCGACCTGGCTCGGCACATGATCACCATGGCGGGGCTGGCGCCGGAAATCGACATTCCCATTCAGGTCATCGGTCTGCGGCCCGGGGAGAAGCTCTACGAGGAGCTGATGACGGAGGAGGAGGAGAGCACCCACCGCATCGACCGCAAGATTTTCGTGGCGGAATCCCCGGCCCCGCCGCCGGATCTTCTGGAGCAGGTGGATTGGCTAGCCCGCGCCGCCCTGGCGGAAGATCGCGAAACCACCCTCGCCCTCCTCCGCCAGCTCGTTCCCACCTACACTCCCACGGCCCTCGAGGATCCTCCACCGGAGGACGAGCTCGACGACACGGCGGTTTCCTCGCCGGTGCATTGAAGGGAAAGGTCGACTCTCTACGGACCGGCCACAAAGGGGAGGTAGCGAACTCGGATTCGATCCTCTTCCAAGACCGCCACACAGCCTCGCTC comes from Acidobacteriota bacterium and encodes:
- a CDS encoding nucleoside-diphosphate sugar epimerase/dehydratase, yielding MNHIKAPLRRLMILGLDGAIAVGALWSALLLRFEGAVPERWTEDLPATLLLLVVCRVACNTFFGLHRWSFLLSGLTDGARIAASGIAGTGLFLSGIFLLRLHGLPRSVVVLELLLSTAVMAVLRFAPRLAWMYRVDRRRARRKDSVRALIVGAGAAGEMLLRDLRRSDEHNYRVVGFVDDDRSKWGTIVGGQPILGAIGDLPELVKSHDVGKVLIAIPRLPAERIREILSLCADLKIRFKILPVSYVYLQEQETSVRLQDLSPEDLLPRPPVRFSASEDAAAIAGRTALVTGAAGSIGSEICDQLLQAGLGRLVMVDMNENGLYVLHRRFQRKYPQAALSTDVADVREAGRMLSLFAHHRPQDVFHAAAHKHVPLMEVAPGEAVKNNILGTRNVATAADTYGADRFVFISTDKAVRPTSVMGASKRVGEMLVRSLAASSTTRFTAVRFGNVLDSAGSVVPLFREQIADGGPVTVTHEDVRRYFMTIAEAVGLVLKAAYGDYGELCVLEMGEQIRIFDLARHMITMAGLAPEIDIPIQVIGLRPGEKLYEELMTEEEESTHRIDRKIFVAESPAPPPDLLEQVDWLARAALAEDRETTLALLRQLVPTYTPTALEDPPPEDELDDTAVSSPVH